The following are from one region of the Capsicum annuum cultivar UCD-10X-F1 chromosome 1, UCD10Xv1.1, whole genome shotgun sequence genome:
- the LOC107852752 gene encoding uncharacterized protein LOC107852752, which produces MSDVNSYMKALYNHYADLLDEAIPANITPTVAPQAPEESSSSKRQSHSSYPDYLFDLNVWDRVQPFYTEQLLGKSLMAGEVDGGLRSYLSRLEARAILGGGKKGRTGVGVWYRSSVRAGMVGLDEVVRSVPSSKKIIIAGDFNGHIEVLSEGYEDMHGDFCFSDKNGEEAALLHFVRTFGLVVVDSSFPKKKDHLITFRNVIDKTQIDFLLLRKEDWVLCKDFKVISSEHLLTQHRLLVLDLSINKSKKRRVEEGRSRIK; this is translated from the exons ATGAGTGATGTGAACAGTTACATGAAAgcattatataaccactatgccgATTTACTTGATGAAGCCATACCagcaaatatcactccaactgtcgctcctcaagCTCCCGAGgagtcatcatcttctaaaagacaGTCACATAGTAGTTATCCTGATTACCtttttgatttaaatgtttgggacAGGGTGCAACCTTTTTACACAGAACAACTTCTGGGAAAAAGTTTAA TGGCAGGAGAGGTTGATGGAGGATTAAGGTCATATCTGAGTAGATTAGAGGCGAGGGCTATTTTGGGAGGGGGTAAAAAGGGAAGAACAGGGGTGGGTGTGTGGTATAGGTCTAGCGTTAGGGCTGGGATG GTGGGATTGGATGAGGTAGTGAGAAGTGTGCCTAGCTCAAAGAAGATTATCATAGccggggatttcaatgggcacattgaGGTCTTATCGGAGGGCTATGAAGATATGCATGGAGATTTTTGTTTTAGTGATAAAAATGGTGAGGAAGCTGCTCTATTGCATTTTGTGAGGacctttgggctggtggtagtTGATTCGAGCTTTCCGAAGAAGAAGGATCATCTAATTACCTTTCGAAACGTGATAgacaagactcagattgactttctaCTGCTTAGGAAGGAGGACTGGGTGTTATGTAAGGATTTTAAAGTCATTTCGAGtgagcatcttttgacccagcacAGGCTTCTAGTATTGGACTTGTCTATCAATAAGAGCAAGAAGAGAAGGGTCGAGGAGGGTCGATCTAGAATTAAGTAG